From Channa argus isolate prfri chromosome 21, Channa argus male v1.0, whole genome shotgun sequence, one genomic window encodes:
- the atp2b1a gene encoding plasma membrane calcium-transporting ATPase 1 isoform X4 yields the protein MLKENICPCPSADCGKAAGGVEDENESEAGWIEGAAILLSVTCVVVVTAFNDWSKEKQFRGLQSRIEQEQKFSVVRGGQIIQIPVAEIVVGDIAQIKYGDLLPADGVLIQGNDLKIDESSLTGESDHVKKTQEKDPMLLSGTHVMEGSGKMVVTAIGVNSQTGIIFTLLGVGEDDDDDEDEKKKEKEEKKKQKKNKKQDGSVENRKKAKAQDGAAMEMQPLNSDEGAEAEEKKKGNLPKKEKSVLQGKLTKLAVQIGKAGLVMSAITVIILVVLFVVDTFWIQNLPWIKDCTPVYIQFFVKFFIIGVTVLVVAVPEGLPLAVTISLAYSVKKMMKDNNLVRHLDACETMGNATAICSDKTGTLTMNRMTVVQAFLAEKHYKKVPEPENIPSSTLDILILGIAVNCAYTTKIMPPEKEGGLPRQVGNKTECALLGLCNDLKRDYQAIRNEIPEEKLYKVYTFNSVRKSMSTVLKMADGSYRMFSKGASEILLKKCYKILTANGELKVFRPRDRDDMVKKVIEPMASEGLRTICLGYRDFPASEGEPDWDNENDILSGLTCISVVGIEDPVRTEVPDAIKKCQRAGITVRMVTGDNINTARAIATKCGILQPGDDFLCMEGKEFNRRIRNEKGEIEQERIDKIWPKLRVLARSSPTDKHTLVKGIIDSTVAEQRQVVAVTGDGTNDGPALKKADVGFAMGIAGTDVAKEASDIILTDDNFSSIVKAVMWGRNVYDSISKFLQFQLTVNVVAVIVAFTGACITQDSPLKAVQMLWVNLIMDTFASLALATEPPTEALLLRKPYGRNKPLISRTMMKNILGQGVYQLIIIFSLLFAGEKIFDIDSGRNAPLQAPPSEHYTIVFNTFVMMQLFNEINARKIHGERNVFDGIFNNPIFCSIVFGTFIIQIVIVQFGGKPFSCVALNIEQWLWCTFLGFGSLLWGQVISSIPTSRLKFLKTAGHGTQKEEIPDEELEDMEDMEEIDHAERELRRGQILWFRGLNRIQTQMDVVSAFQSGTSFQGALRRQASNSSQQQHDIRVVNAFRSSISLYEGLEKPESRTSIHNFMTHPEFRIEDSEPHIPLIDDTDAEDDAPTKRNSANPRNTSPTPPSPTPSPTITTAPTTPVSPSPNQNNNAVENSNHLLPEGPKSATPSAPGSPLHSLETSL from the exons ATGCTCAAAGAGAAT ATTTGCCCCTGTCCCTCTGCAGACTGTGGGAAGGCTGCTGGTGGCGTGGAAGATGAAAATGAGTCAGAAGCAGGCTGGATCGAGGGTGCCGCCATTCTTCTTTCAGTTACCTGTGTGGTGGTGGTAACTGCATTCAATGACTGGAGCAAAGAGAAGCAGTTTAGGGGCCTCCAGAGCCGCATTGAGCAGGAACAGAAATTTAGCGTTGTTCGTGGAGGACAAATTATCCAAATTCCAGTTGCTGAGATTGTGGTGGGCGACattgcacaaataaaatatg GTGACCTTTTGCCTGCTGATGGAGTCCTCATCCAAGGCAATGACTTGAAGATTGATGAGAGCTCACTCACAGGGGAGTCGGACCATGtcaagaaaacacaagaaaaagatCCAATGCTGTTGTCAG GAACCCATGTAATGGAAGGCTCAGGGAAAATGGTGGTCACTGCCATAGGTGTCAACTCTCAAACTGGAATTATCTTCACTTTACTTGGTGTTGGAGAGGACGATGACGACGATGAAGAtgagaagaaaaaggagaaggaggagaagaagaaacagaaaaaaa ACAAGAAGCAGGATGGATCTGTGGAAAACCGTAAGAAAG CTAAAGCACAGGATGGTGCTGCAATGGAAATGCAGCCTCTTAACAGTGATGAGGGAGCTGaagcagaggagaagaagaaaggcaACCTGCCAAAGAAAGAGAAGTCGGTTCTCCAGGGCAAACTGACCAAACTAGCTGTACAGATTGGCAAAGCAG GACTTGTTATGTCAGCTATCACCGTTATTATCCTGGTGGTGTTGTTTGTAGTAGATACCTTCTGGATACAGAATCTGCCCTGGATCAAGGACTGTACACCagtttacattcagttttttgtgAAATTCTTCATCATTGGTGTCACTGTTCTGGTGGTGGCTGTTCCCGAAGGCCTGCCACTTGCTGTAACAATCTCCCTGGCCTACTCCGTTAAG AAAATGATGAAAGACAACAACCTGGTGCGTCACTTGGACGCCTGTGAGACTATGGGCAACGCAACTGCCATCTGCTCAGACAAGACTGGTACCCTCACAATGAACCGCATGACTGTTGTGCAGGCCTTTCTTGCAGAAAAGCACTACAAGAAAGTCCCTGAACCTGAGAACATCCCCTCCTCAACATTAGACATCCTAATTCTGGGTATTGCGGTCAACTGCGCCTACACCACCAAAATTATG CCTCCAGAGAAAGAAGGAGGCCTGCCGCGGCAAGTGGGCAACAAAACCGAATGTGCCTTGCTTGGCTTATGTAATGACCTGAAGCGTGATTACCAGGCTATTCGCAATGAGATCCCCGAAGAGAAACTGTATAAAGTCTACACCTTCAACTCAGTCCGCAAATCAATGAGCACTGTCTTAAAGATGGCTGATGGCAGCTACCGTATGTTCAGCAAAGGGGCCTCAGAAATCCtcttaaaaaa GTGCTATAAAATCCTGACAGCAAATGGTGAACTCAAGGTGTTTCGCCCACGGGACAGAGATGACATGGTTAAGAAAGTGATTGAGCCCATGGCCTCAGAGGGCCTGAGGACCATCTGCCTTGGTTACAGAGATTTCCCTGCTTCTGAGGGTGAGCCTGACTGGGACAATGAAAATGATATCCTCTCTGGACTAACCTGCATTTCTGTGGTGGGCATTGAAGACCCCGTGAGAACAGAG GTCCCAGATGCTATCAAGAAATGCCAGCGTGCTGGCATCACTGTGCGAATGGTGACTGGGGACAACATCAACACAGCCCGAGCCATTGCCACTAAGTGTGGCATCCTGCAGCCTGGAGATGATTTCCTCTGCATGGAGGGCAAAGAGTTTAATCGAAGGATACGCAATGAAAAAGGAGAG ATTGAACAAGAACGCATTGACAAGATCTGGCCCAAACTACGAGTACTGGCTCGCTCTTCccccacagacaaacacacctTAGTGAAAG GTATTATTGACAGCACAGTGGCAGAGCAGAGACAAGTAGTAGCAGTGACAGGAGATGGTACAAATGATGGACCTGCCTTGAAGAAAGCTGATGTTGGCTTTGCCatg GGTATTGCTGGTACAGATGTGGCCAAGGAGGCCTCTGACATTATTCTGACTGATGACAACTTTTCCAGCATCGTGAAAGCCGTCATGTGGGGACGCAATGTCTACGACAGCATCTCCAAGTTCCTCCAGTTTCAGTTAACTGTCAATGTGGTGGCTGTCATCGTAGCATTTACGGGAGCCTGCATCACACAG GACTCTCCACTAAAAGCAGTACAGATGTTATGGGTCAACCTTATCATGGACACCTTTGCGTCACTAGCCCTGGCCACTGAGCCCCCTACAGAAGCCCTGCTGCTAAGGAAGCCCTATGGCCGCAACAAGCCTCTTATTTCCCGCACTATGATGAAGAACATACTGGGTCAGGGTGTTTACCAGCTTatcatcattttctctcttctgtttgCTG GGGAGAAAATATTTGACATTGACAGCGGCAGGAATGCACCCCTCCAGGCCCCGCCTTCAGAACACTACACCATTGTCTTCAATACCTTTGTAATGATGCAGCTTTTCAATGAGATCAATGCCCGCAAGATCCATGGTGAAAGGAATGTGTTTGATGGCATCTTCAACAACCCTATTTTCTGTAGTATTGTGTTTGGTACTTTCATTATCCAG ATTGTCATAGTACAGTTTGGAGGAAAGCCGTTCAGCTGCGTCGCTCTGAACATTGAACAGTGGCTGTGGTGCACTTTCTTAGGCTTTGGCTCTCTACTATGGGGACAG GTAATCTCTTCGATACCAACCAGCCGCCTAAAATTCTTGAAAACAGCAGGCCACGGCACACAGAAGGAGGAGATTCCGGACGAGGAGCTGGAGGACATGGAGGACATGGAGGAAATTGACCACGCTGAACGGGAGCTTCGTCGGGGCCAGATCCTCTGGTTCCGAGGCCTTAATCGCATCCAGACTCAG ATGGATGTAGTGAGTGCGTTCCAGAGTGGAACTTCCTTTCAGGGGGCTCTAAGGCGGCAGGCCTCCAACTCCAGCCAACAACAGCACGAT ATCCGGGTGGTGAATGCATTCCGCAGCTCCATCTCCCTCTATGAGGGGCTGGAGAAGCCTGAGTCGCGAACATCAATCCACAACTTCATGACCCACCCTGAATTCCGCATAGAGGACTCTGAGCCCCATATTCCCCTTATAGACGACACCGATGCAGAAGACGACGCTCCCACCAAGCGCAACTCCGCTAACCCCCGCAACACATCACCTACGCCACCCTCTCCCACTCCGTCGCCCACCATCACCACTGCCCCCACCACACCAGTCTCCCCCTCCCCAAACCAGAACAATAACGCTGTGGAAAACAGCAACCACCTCCTCCCAGAGGGCCCCAAATCAGCAACCCCCTCGGCCCCAGGGAGCCCCCTACACAGCCTGGAGACCTCGCTTTGA